The following are encoded together in the Thunnus maccoyii chromosome 18, fThuMac1.1, whole genome shotgun sequence genome:
- the mybpc2a gene encoding myosin binding protein Ca isoform X6, which produces MCLSPHSEKPAEEEEMQPAVADAQPTVASNEPRDELPPDEIVPGEDPQLSQLTGLFVSKPESATATKGKDITFVAKVDSSNLTRKPNMKWLKGKWLDLCSKAGKHLQFKETYDRNTKIYTYEMSIIKVVDGDAGGYRCEVTSKDKCDSCTFEVSVQAVQEEQQQHNILEAFKRSMKKGGDAGEDAGDLDFSALLKKREKKKNETPKEEVDVWEILKEARPCDYEKIAFEYGITDLRGMLKRLKKMRKVEPKKSDAFLKKLDPAYSVDKGRRIQLSVEVADPNAPIKWLKNGQEIKPSAKYVFESVGNKRTLTINKCNLSDDAAYECVVGEEKCFTEVFVKEPPVTITKLLDDVHTVVGEKVEFEVEVSEEGANVKWMKDGVELNRETAGSKYRFKKDGKRHILIINEATKEDIGMYYAFTNGGESKAELEVEDKELEVLQSIADLTVKAAEQAVFKCEVSDEKVTGKWFKDGVEVKPTDRIKMTHIGRTHKLTINDVKPADAGDYTFVPDGYALSLSAKLNFLEIKIDYVPRQEPPKIHLDTTGSSSKNIITVVAGNKLRLDVEITGDPAPTVCWMKGDNVLSEAEGRVRVETRKTLSSFVIEGAEKEDEGHYSITVTNPAGEDKAELFVKIVDVPNPPENVKCISVGEDSSTITWDPPAFDGGVPVKGYLMERKKVGSSRWTKLNFDVYESTTYEAKKMIEGVLYEMRVFAVNGIGISQPSASSKPFMPIAPTSEPTRLTVDDVTDSTCALKWRPPEKVGAGGIDGYIIEYCKEGSDQWVQANETPVEKNQYRVKGLPVGEKMLFRVVAVNIAGRSPPATLSQAVTIREIMENPKIRLPRQLRTKLIRVVGEKVNLVIPFQGKPRPVVTWFKDGVLLEDKTVGIRTSEVDTILFIRSTERAHSGKYTLSVQIENMSDSADIHIQIVEKPGPPISVHVTDVWGFNAALEWKPPKDDGNCEIIGYCIQKADLKTKEWFTVYEHNRRPSCTVSDLVMGNEYSFRVFSENICGHSDEAGISKNTAVISKTGLDYNPTPFKERDKTSSPKFTAPLVDRSVVAGYTTAISCAVRGFPKPKIIWMKNNMIIGEDPKFLMQNNQGVLTLNIRKPGLFDGGRYSCKAVNDLGEDQVECKLEVRVVQEKGEEAKK; this is translated from the exons ATGTGTCTTTCCCCACATTCAGAGAAGCCAGCGGAGGAGGAGG AGATGCAGCCTGCTGTAGCGG ATGCCCAGCCTACTGTAG caaGCAATGAGCCTAGGgatg AGTTGCCTCCTGATG AGATCGTACCAGGGGAGGATCCCCAGCTGTCCCAACTGACCGGCCTGTTCGTCTCGAAGCCAGAGAGTGCAACAGCAACAAAAG GCAAGGACATCACGTTTGTGGCTAAAGTGGACTCGTCCAACCTGACAAGGAAGCCAAACATGAAGTGGCTGAAGGGGAAGTGGCTTGACCTGTGCAGCAAAGCCGGAAAGCACCTGCAGTTCAAAGAGACCTATGACAGAAACACCAAG aTCTACACTTACGAGATGAGCATCATCAAAGTAGTGGATGGAGACGCAGGTGGCTACCGCTGCGAGGTCACCTCCAAAGACAAGTGCGACAGCTGCACATTCGAAGTCTCCGTGCAGG CTGTacaagaggagcagcagcagcacaacatCTTGGAGGCGTTTAAGCGATC GATGAAAAAAGG TGGAGATGCAGGTGAGGATGCTGGTGATCTAGACTTCAGCGCCCTGCTCAAGAAAAG ggagaaaaaaaaaaatgaaacgcCCAAAGAGGAAGTGGATGTATGGGAAATCTTGAAAGAGGCCAGGCCCTGTGACTATGAGAAGATTGCCTTTGAGTACGGCATCACAGACCTGAGGGGCATGCTGAAGAGGTTGAAGAAGATGAGGAAGGTGGAGCCCAAGAAGAGTGACG CTTTCCTGAAGAAGCTGGATCCAGCTTATTCAGTGGACAAGGGCAGGAGGATCCAGCTCTCTGTGGAGGTGGCTGACCCCAACGCTCCAATCAAGTGGCTAAAAAACGGACAGGAAATTAAACCATCAGCCAA GTATGTGTTTGAGAGCGTGGGCAACAAGCGGACACTCACTATCAACAAGTGCAACCTGTCGGATGACGCAGCGTATGAGTGCGTGGTCGGGGAGGAGAAGTGCTTCACGGAGGTTTTTGTCAAAG AGCCTCCGGTCACCATCACCAAGCTGCTGGATGATGTCCACACTGTGGTGGGAGAGAAGGTGGAGTTTGAGGTGGAGGTGTCCGAGGAAGGAGCCAACGTCAAATG GATGAAAGACGGAGTTGAGCTGAACAGAGAAACTGCAGGTTCgaaatacagatttaaaaaggaCGGAAAGAGACACATTTTGATCATAAATGAAGCCACGAAGGAGGATATTGGAATGTACTACGCCTTTACCAACGGTGGAGAGTCAAAGGCAGAACTGGAGGTTGAAG ATAAGGAGCTTGAGGTTCTGCAGAGCATAGCTGACCTGACGGTGAAGGCTGCTGAACAGGCTGTATTCAAGTGTGAAGTGTCTGATGAAAAAGTGACGGGGAAATGGTTCAAGGATGGCGTTGAAGTCAAACCCACCGATCGCATCAAAATGACGCACATTGGAAG GACCCACAAGCTGACGATTAATGACGTGAAGCCTGCGGACGCTGGAGATTATACCTTTGTACCTGACGGCTatgcactttctctctctgcaaaACTCAACTTCCTGG AAATCAAGATTGACTATGTTCCCCGACAAG AGCCTCCCAAAATCCACCTGGACACCACCGGCTCAAGCAGCAAGAACATCATTACCGTGGTGGCTGGAAACAAACTTCGCCTTGACGTGGAGATCACAGGAGATCCAGCCCCAACTGTGTGCTGGATGAAAGGAGACAAC GTGTTGTCTGAAGCGGAGGGAAGGGTCCGCGTGGAGACGAGGAAGACCCTGAGCAGCTTCGTTATCGAGGGGGCGGAGAAAGAAGACGAGGGCCACTACTCCATCACCGTGACCAACCCCGCCGGAGAGGACAAGGCTGAACTCTTTGTCAAAATCGTGG ATGTGCCCAACCCTCCTGAGAATGTCAAATGCATATCAGTTGGCGAGGACAGCAGCACGATCACATGGGACCCTCCTGCATTCGACGGCGGAGTTCCCGTTAAAG GGTACCTCATGGAGAGGAAGAAGGTCGGCTCGTCCAGATGGACCAAGCTCAACTTTGATGTTTATGAGTCCACCACCTACGAGGCTAAGAAGATGATTGAAGGTGTACTTTATGAGATGAGAGTGTTTGCAGTCAACGGCATTGGCATCTCTCAGCCAAGTGCGAGCTCAAAGCCCTTCATGCCCATTG CCCCCACCAGCGAGCCCACTCGTCTCACAGTGGATGATGTGACAGACAGTACCTGTGCACTCAAGTGGCGTCCTCCGGAGAAAGTCGGAGCGGGCGGCATTGATGGTTACATCATCGAGTACTGCAAGGAAGGAA GTGACCAGTGGGTGCAGGCTAACGAGACACCGGTGGAAAAGAACCAGTACAGGGTGAAGGGTCTGCCAGTGGGGGAGAAGATGCTGTTCAGGGTGGTGGCTGTTAACATCGCTGGGCGCAGCCCCCCCGCCACTCTCTCCCAGGCTGTTACTATCAGAGAGATCATGG AGAATCCAAAAATCCGTCTGCCTCGCCAGCTGAGAACCAAACTCATCAGAGTTGTGGGCGAGAAGGTGAACTTGGTCATCCCCTTCCAG GGTAAACCTCGTCCTGTCGTGACCTGGTTCAAAGACGGTGTGCTGCTTGAGGACAAAACAGTGGGAATTCGTACCAGCGAAGTAGACACCATCCTCTTCATCCGCTCCACGGAGAGAGCCCACTCCGGAAAGTACACGCTGTCCGTTCAGATTGAGAACATGTCGGACAGCGCTGACATACACATTCAGATTGTAG AAAAGCCCGGTCCTCCCATCTCTGTGCATGTCACAGACGTCTGGGGTTTCAACGCTGCGCTGGAGTGGAAGCCGCCCAAAGACGACGGCAACTGCGAGATTATCGGCTACTGTATTCAGAAGGCTGACCTGAAGACCAAG GAGTGGTTCACGGTCTACGAGCACAACCGCAGGCCCAGCTGCACCGTGTCTGACCTGGTCATGGGGAACGAGTATTCTTTCCGTGTGTTCAGCGAAAACATCTGCGGCCACAGCGATGAAGCTGGCATCAGCAAGAACACAGCCGTCATTTCCAAAACAG GTTTGGACTATAACCCCACACCCTTCAAAGAGAGGGACAAGACCAGTTCCCCCAAATTCACAGCGCCCCTGGTGGACAGAAGTGTGGTTGCAGGTTACACCACAGCCATCAGCTGTGCCGTCCGCGGTTTCCCCAAG CCAAAGATCATTTGGATGAAGAACAACATGATCATCGGTGAAGACCCCAAGTTTTTGATGCAGAACAACCAGGGGGTGTTGACTCTGAACATCCGTAAGCCGGGCCTGTTCGACGGAGGCAGATACTCCTGTAAGGCTGTCAACGACCTCGGGGAAGACCAGGTGGAGTGCAAGCTGGAGGTTCGAG TTGTacaagagaaaggagaggaggcgAAGAAATAA
- the mybpc2a gene encoding myosin binding protein Ca isoform X9 produces MQPAVADAQPTVASNEPRDELPPDEIVPGEDPQLSQLTGLFVSKPESATATKGKDITFVAKVDSSNLTRKPNMKWLKGKWLDLCSKAGKHLQFKETYDRNTKIYTYEMSIIKVVDGDAGGYRCEVTSKDKCDSCTFEVSVQAVQEEQQQHNILEAFKRSMKKGGDAGEDAGDLDFSALLKKREKKKNETPKEEVDVWEILKEARPCDYEKIAFEYGITDLRGMLKRLKKMRKVEPKKSDAFLKKLDPAYSVDKGRRIQLSVEVADPNAPIKWLKNGQEIKPSAKYVFESVGNKRTLTINKCNLSDDAAYECVVGEEKCFTEVFVKEPPVTITKLLDDVHTVVGEKVEFEVEVSEEGANVKWMKDGVELNRETAGSKYRFKKDGKRHILIINEATKEDIGMYYAFTNGGESKAELEVEDKELEVLQSIADLTVKAAEQAVFKCEVSDEKVTGKWFKDGVEVKPTDRIKMTHIGRTHKLTINDVKPADAGDYTFVPDGYALSLSAKLNFLEIKIDYVPRQEPPKIHLDTTGSSSKNIITVVAGNKLRLDVEITGDPAPTVCWMKGDNVLSEAEGRVRVETRKTLSSFVIEGAEKEDEGHYSITVTNPAGEDKAELFVKIVDVPNPPENVKCISVGEDSSTITWDPPAFDGGVPVKGYLMERKKVGSSRWTKLNFDVYESTTYEAKKMIEGVLYEMRVFAVNGIGISQPSASSKPFMPIAPTSEPTRLTVDDVTDSTCALKWRPPEKVGAGGIDGYIIEYCKEGSDQWVQANETPVEKNQYRVKGLPVGEKMLFRVVAVNIAGRSPPATLSQAVTIREIMENPKIRLPRQLRTKLIRVVGEKVNLVIPFQGKPRPVVTWFKDGVLLEDKTVGIRTSEVDTILFIRSTERAHSGKYTLSVQIENMSDSADIHIQIVEKPGPPISVHVTDVWGFNAALEWKPPKDDGNCEIIGYCIQKADLKTKEWFTVYEHNRRPSCTVSDLVMGNEYSFRVFSENICGHSDEAGISKNTAVISKTGLDYNPTPFKERDKTSSPKFTAPLVDRSVVAGYTTAISCAVRGFPKPKIIWMKNNMIIGEDPKFLMQNNQGVLTLNIRKPGLFDGGRYSCKAVNDLGEDQVECKLEVRVVQEKGEEAKK; encoded by the exons ATGCAGCCTGCTGTAGCGG ATGCCCAGCCTACTGTAG caaGCAATGAGCCTAGGgatg AGTTGCCTCCTGATG AGATCGTACCAGGGGAGGATCCCCAGCTGTCCCAACTGACCGGCCTGTTCGTCTCGAAGCCAGAGAGTGCAACAGCAACAAAAG GCAAGGACATCACGTTTGTGGCTAAAGTGGACTCGTCCAACCTGACAAGGAAGCCAAACATGAAGTGGCTGAAGGGGAAGTGGCTTGACCTGTGCAGCAAAGCCGGAAAGCACCTGCAGTTCAAAGAGACCTATGACAGAAACACCAAG aTCTACACTTACGAGATGAGCATCATCAAAGTAGTGGATGGAGACGCAGGTGGCTACCGCTGCGAGGTCACCTCCAAAGACAAGTGCGACAGCTGCACATTCGAAGTCTCCGTGCAGG CTGTacaagaggagcagcagcagcacaacatCTTGGAGGCGTTTAAGCGATC GATGAAAAAAGG TGGAGATGCAGGTGAGGATGCTGGTGATCTAGACTTCAGCGCCCTGCTCAAGAAAAG ggagaaaaaaaaaaatgaaacgcCCAAAGAGGAAGTGGATGTATGGGAAATCTTGAAAGAGGCCAGGCCCTGTGACTATGAGAAGATTGCCTTTGAGTACGGCATCACAGACCTGAGGGGCATGCTGAAGAGGTTGAAGAAGATGAGGAAGGTGGAGCCCAAGAAGAGTGACG CTTTCCTGAAGAAGCTGGATCCAGCTTATTCAGTGGACAAGGGCAGGAGGATCCAGCTCTCTGTGGAGGTGGCTGACCCCAACGCTCCAATCAAGTGGCTAAAAAACGGACAGGAAATTAAACCATCAGCCAA GTATGTGTTTGAGAGCGTGGGCAACAAGCGGACACTCACTATCAACAAGTGCAACCTGTCGGATGACGCAGCGTATGAGTGCGTGGTCGGGGAGGAGAAGTGCTTCACGGAGGTTTTTGTCAAAG AGCCTCCGGTCACCATCACCAAGCTGCTGGATGATGTCCACACTGTGGTGGGAGAGAAGGTGGAGTTTGAGGTGGAGGTGTCCGAGGAAGGAGCCAACGTCAAATG GATGAAAGACGGAGTTGAGCTGAACAGAGAAACTGCAGGTTCgaaatacagatttaaaaaggaCGGAAAGAGACACATTTTGATCATAAATGAAGCCACGAAGGAGGATATTGGAATGTACTACGCCTTTACCAACGGTGGAGAGTCAAAGGCAGAACTGGAGGTTGAAG ATAAGGAGCTTGAGGTTCTGCAGAGCATAGCTGACCTGACGGTGAAGGCTGCTGAACAGGCTGTATTCAAGTGTGAAGTGTCTGATGAAAAAGTGACGGGGAAATGGTTCAAGGATGGCGTTGAAGTCAAACCCACCGATCGCATCAAAATGACGCACATTGGAAG GACCCACAAGCTGACGATTAATGACGTGAAGCCTGCGGACGCTGGAGATTATACCTTTGTACCTGACGGCTatgcactttctctctctgcaaaACTCAACTTCCTGG AAATCAAGATTGACTATGTTCCCCGACAAG AGCCTCCCAAAATCCACCTGGACACCACCGGCTCAAGCAGCAAGAACATCATTACCGTGGTGGCTGGAAACAAACTTCGCCTTGACGTGGAGATCACAGGAGATCCAGCCCCAACTGTGTGCTGGATGAAAGGAGACAAC GTGTTGTCTGAAGCGGAGGGAAGGGTCCGCGTGGAGACGAGGAAGACCCTGAGCAGCTTCGTTATCGAGGGGGCGGAGAAAGAAGACGAGGGCCACTACTCCATCACCGTGACCAACCCCGCCGGAGAGGACAAGGCTGAACTCTTTGTCAAAATCGTGG ATGTGCCCAACCCTCCTGAGAATGTCAAATGCATATCAGTTGGCGAGGACAGCAGCACGATCACATGGGACCCTCCTGCATTCGACGGCGGAGTTCCCGTTAAAG GGTACCTCATGGAGAGGAAGAAGGTCGGCTCGTCCAGATGGACCAAGCTCAACTTTGATGTTTATGAGTCCACCACCTACGAGGCTAAGAAGATGATTGAAGGTGTACTTTATGAGATGAGAGTGTTTGCAGTCAACGGCATTGGCATCTCTCAGCCAAGTGCGAGCTCAAAGCCCTTCATGCCCATTG CCCCCACCAGCGAGCCCACTCGTCTCACAGTGGATGATGTGACAGACAGTACCTGTGCACTCAAGTGGCGTCCTCCGGAGAAAGTCGGAGCGGGCGGCATTGATGGTTACATCATCGAGTACTGCAAGGAAGGAA GTGACCAGTGGGTGCAGGCTAACGAGACACCGGTGGAAAAGAACCAGTACAGGGTGAAGGGTCTGCCAGTGGGGGAGAAGATGCTGTTCAGGGTGGTGGCTGTTAACATCGCTGGGCGCAGCCCCCCCGCCACTCTCTCCCAGGCTGTTACTATCAGAGAGATCATGG AGAATCCAAAAATCCGTCTGCCTCGCCAGCTGAGAACCAAACTCATCAGAGTTGTGGGCGAGAAGGTGAACTTGGTCATCCCCTTCCAG GGTAAACCTCGTCCTGTCGTGACCTGGTTCAAAGACGGTGTGCTGCTTGAGGACAAAACAGTGGGAATTCGTACCAGCGAAGTAGACACCATCCTCTTCATCCGCTCCACGGAGAGAGCCCACTCCGGAAAGTACACGCTGTCCGTTCAGATTGAGAACATGTCGGACAGCGCTGACATACACATTCAGATTGTAG AAAAGCCCGGTCCTCCCATCTCTGTGCATGTCACAGACGTCTGGGGTTTCAACGCTGCGCTGGAGTGGAAGCCGCCCAAAGACGACGGCAACTGCGAGATTATCGGCTACTGTATTCAGAAGGCTGACCTGAAGACCAAG GAGTGGTTCACGGTCTACGAGCACAACCGCAGGCCCAGCTGCACCGTGTCTGACCTGGTCATGGGGAACGAGTATTCTTTCCGTGTGTTCAGCGAAAACATCTGCGGCCACAGCGATGAAGCTGGCATCAGCAAGAACACAGCCGTCATTTCCAAAACAG GTTTGGACTATAACCCCACACCCTTCAAAGAGAGGGACAAGACCAGTTCCCCCAAATTCACAGCGCCCCTGGTGGACAGAAGTGTGGTTGCAGGTTACACCACAGCCATCAGCTGTGCCGTCCGCGGTTTCCCCAAG CCAAAGATCATTTGGATGAAGAACAACATGATCATCGGTGAAGACCCCAAGTTTTTGATGCAGAACAACCAGGGGGTGTTGACTCTGAACATCCGTAAGCCGGGCCTGTTCGACGGAGGCAGATACTCCTGTAAGGCTGTCAACGACCTCGGGGAAGACCAGGTGGAGTGCAAGCTGGAGGTTCGAG TTGTacaagagaaaggagaggaggcgAAGAAATAA
- the mybpc2a gene encoding myosin binding protein Ca isoform X8: MPVPKTPAAKGDKAAAAPADKKELPPDEIVPGEDPQLSQLTGLFVSKPESATATKGKDITFVAKVDSSNLTRKPNMKWLKGKWLDLCSKAGKHLQFKETYDRNTKIYTYEMSIIKVVDGDAGGYRCEVTSKDKCDSCTFEVSVQAVQEEQQQHNILEAFKRSMKKGGDAGEDAGDLDFSALLKKREKKKNETPKEEVDVWEILKEARPCDYEKIAFEYGITDLRGMLKRLKKMRKVEPKKSDAFLKKLDPAYSVDKGRRIQLSVEVADPNAPIKWLKNGQEIKPSAKYVFESVGNKRTLTINKCNLSDDAAYECVVGEEKCFTEVFVKEPPVTITKLLDDVHTVVGEKVEFEVEVSEEGANVKWMKDGVELNRETAGSKYRFKKDGKRHILIINEATKEDIGMYYAFTNGGESKAELEVEDKELEVLQSIADLTVKAAEQAVFKCEVSDEKVTGKWFKDGVEVKPTDRIKMTHIGRTHKLTINDVKPADAGDYTFVPDGYALSLSAKLNFLEIKIDYVPRQEPPKIHLDTTGSSSKNIITVVAGNKLRLDVEITGDPAPTVCWMKGDNVLSEAEGRVRVETRKTLSSFVIEGAEKEDEGHYSITVTNPAGEDKAELFVKIVDVPNPPENVKCISVGEDSSTITWDPPAFDGGVPVKGYLMERKKVGSSRWTKLNFDVYESTTYEAKKMIEGVLYEMRVFAVNGIGISQPSASSKPFMPIAPTSEPTRLTVDDVTDSTCALKWRPPEKVGAGGIDGYIIEYCKEGSDQWVQANETPVEKNQYRVKGLPVGEKMLFRVVAVNIAGRSPPATLSQAVTIREIMENPKIRLPRQLRTKLIRVVGEKVNLVIPFQGKPRPVVTWFKDGVLLEDKTVGIRTSEVDTILFIRSTERAHSGKYTLSVQIENMSDSADIHIQIVEKPGPPISVHVTDVWGFNAALEWKPPKDDGNCEIIGYCIQKADLKTKEWFTVYEHNRRPSCTVSDLVMGNEYSFRVFSENICGHSDEAGISKNTAVISKTGLDYNPTPFKERDKTSSPKFTAPLVDRSVVAGYTTAISCAVRGFPKPKIIWMKNNMIIGEDPKFLMQNNQGVLTLNIRKPGLFDGGRYSCKAVNDLGEDQVECKLEVRVVQEKGEEAKK, encoded by the exons CAGCCAAGGGCGATAAGGCTGCAGCAGCCCCTGCTG aCAAGAAGG AGTTGCCTCCTGATG AGATCGTACCAGGGGAGGATCCCCAGCTGTCCCAACTGACCGGCCTGTTCGTCTCGAAGCCAGAGAGTGCAACAGCAACAAAAG GCAAGGACATCACGTTTGTGGCTAAAGTGGACTCGTCCAACCTGACAAGGAAGCCAAACATGAAGTGGCTGAAGGGGAAGTGGCTTGACCTGTGCAGCAAAGCCGGAAAGCACCTGCAGTTCAAAGAGACCTATGACAGAAACACCAAG aTCTACACTTACGAGATGAGCATCATCAAAGTAGTGGATGGAGACGCAGGTGGCTACCGCTGCGAGGTCACCTCCAAAGACAAGTGCGACAGCTGCACATTCGAAGTCTCCGTGCAGG CTGTacaagaggagcagcagcagcacaacatCTTGGAGGCGTTTAAGCGATC GATGAAAAAAGG TGGAGATGCAGGTGAGGATGCTGGTGATCTAGACTTCAGCGCCCTGCTCAAGAAAAG ggagaaaaaaaaaaatgaaacgcCCAAAGAGGAAGTGGATGTATGGGAAATCTTGAAAGAGGCCAGGCCCTGTGACTATGAGAAGATTGCCTTTGAGTACGGCATCACAGACCTGAGGGGCATGCTGAAGAGGTTGAAGAAGATGAGGAAGGTGGAGCCCAAGAAGAGTGACG CTTTCCTGAAGAAGCTGGATCCAGCTTATTCAGTGGACAAGGGCAGGAGGATCCAGCTCTCTGTGGAGGTGGCTGACCCCAACGCTCCAATCAAGTGGCTAAAAAACGGACAGGAAATTAAACCATCAGCCAA GTATGTGTTTGAGAGCGTGGGCAACAAGCGGACACTCACTATCAACAAGTGCAACCTGTCGGATGACGCAGCGTATGAGTGCGTGGTCGGGGAGGAGAAGTGCTTCACGGAGGTTTTTGTCAAAG AGCCTCCGGTCACCATCACCAAGCTGCTGGATGATGTCCACACTGTGGTGGGAGAGAAGGTGGAGTTTGAGGTGGAGGTGTCCGAGGAAGGAGCCAACGTCAAATG GATGAAAGACGGAGTTGAGCTGAACAGAGAAACTGCAGGTTCgaaatacagatttaaaaaggaCGGAAAGAGACACATTTTGATCATAAATGAAGCCACGAAGGAGGATATTGGAATGTACTACGCCTTTACCAACGGTGGAGAGTCAAAGGCAGAACTGGAGGTTGAAG ATAAGGAGCTTGAGGTTCTGCAGAGCATAGCTGACCTGACGGTGAAGGCTGCTGAACAGGCTGTATTCAAGTGTGAAGTGTCTGATGAAAAAGTGACGGGGAAATGGTTCAAGGATGGCGTTGAAGTCAAACCCACCGATCGCATCAAAATGACGCACATTGGAAG GACCCACAAGCTGACGATTAATGACGTGAAGCCTGCGGACGCTGGAGATTATACCTTTGTACCTGACGGCTatgcactttctctctctgcaaaACTCAACTTCCTGG AAATCAAGATTGACTATGTTCCCCGACAAG AGCCTCCCAAAATCCACCTGGACACCACCGGCTCAAGCAGCAAGAACATCATTACCGTGGTGGCTGGAAACAAACTTCGCCTTGACGTGGAGATCACAGGAGATCCAGCCCCAACTGTGTGCTGGATGAAAGGAGACAAC GTGTTGTCTGAAGCGGAGGGAAGGGTCCGCGTGGAGACGAGGAAGACCCTGAGCAGCTTCGTTATCGAGGGGGCGGAGAAAGAAGACGAGGGCCACTACTCCATCACCGTGACCAACCCCGCCGGAGAGGACAAGGCTGAACTCTTTGTCAAAATCGTGG ATGTGCCCAACCCTCCTGAGAATGTCAAATGCATATCAGTTGGCGAGGACAGCAGCACGATCACATGGGACCCTCCTGCATTCGACGGCGGAGTTCCCGTTAAAG GGTACCTCATGGAGAGGAAGAAGGTCGGCTCGTCCAGATGGACCAAGCTCAACTTTGATGTTTATGAGTCCACCACCTACGAGGCTAAGAAGATGATTGAAGGTGTACTTTATGAGATGAGAGTGTTTGCAGTCAACGGCATTGGCATCTCTCAGCCAAGTGCGAGCTCAAAGCCCTTCATGCCCATTG CCCCCACCAGCGAGCCCACTCGTCTCACAGTGGATGATGTGACAGACAGTACCTGTGCACTCAAGTGGCGTCCTCCGGAGAAAGTCGGAGCGGGCGGCATTGATGGTTACATCATCGAGTACTGCAAGGAAGGAA GTGACCAGTGGGTGCAGGCTAACGAGACACCGGTGGAAAAGAACCAGTACAGGGTGAAGGGTCTGCCAGTGGGGGAGAAGATGCTGTTCAGGGTGGTGGCTGTTAACATCGCTGGGCGCAGCCCCCCCGCCACTCTCTCCCAGGCTGTTACTATCAGAGAGATCATGG AGAATCCAAAAATCCGTCTGCCTCGCCAGCTGAGAACCAAACTCATCAGAGTTGTGGGCGAGAAGGTGAACTTGGTCATCCCCTTCCAG GGTAAACCTCGTCCTGTCGTGACCTGGTTCAAAGACGGTGTGCTGCTTGAGGACAAAACAGTGGGAATTCGTACCAGCGAAGTAGACACCATCCTCTTCATCCGCTCCACGGAGAGAGCCCACTCCGGAAAGTACACGCTGTCCGTTCAGATTGAGAACATGTCGGACAGCGCTGACATACACATTCAGATTGTAG AAAAGCCCGGTCCTCCCATCTCTGTGCATGTCACAGACGTCTGGGGTTTCAACGCTGCGCTGGAGTGGAAGCCGCCCAAAGACGACGGCAACTGCGAGATTATCGGCTACTGTATTCAGAAGGCTGACCTGAAGACCAAG GAGTGGTTCACGGTCTACGAGCACAACCGCAGGCCCAGCTGCACCGTGTCTGACCTGGTCATGGGGAACGAGTATTCTTTCCGTGTGTTCAGCGAAAACATCTGCGGCCACAGCGATGAAGCTGGCATCAGCAAGAACACAGCCGTCATTTCCAAAACAG GTTTGGACTATAACCCCACACCCTTCAAAGAGAGGGACAAGACCAGTTCCCCCAAATTCACAGCGCCCCTGGTGGACAGAAGTGTGGTTGCAGGTTACACCACAGCCATCAGCTGTGCCGTCCGCGGTTTCCCCAAG CCAAAGATCATTTGGATGAAGAACAACATGATCATCGGTGAAGACCCCAAGTTTTTGATGCAGAACAACCAGGGGGTGTTGACTCTGAACATCCGTAAGCCGGGCCTGTTCGACGGAGGCAGATACTCCTGTAAGGCTGTCAACGACCTCGGGGAAGACCAGGTGGAGTGCAAGCTGGAGGTTCGAG TTGTacaagagaaaggagaggaggcgAAGAAATAA